The following are encoded in a window of Fusarium oxysporum f. sp. lycopersici 4287 chromosome 5, whole genome shotgun sequence genomic DNA:
- a CDS encoding NAD-dependent aldehyde dehydrogenase encodes MPDSPIEAAWRFQTLESIDRFISSDNVSAQLSLQNYVSNGFDTSLTANYVDSINPKTGKSFARVPISSAAQVDHALQAATDAFKKWSRTTAAFRSSLLQRVAFLIEENKELLAVWESIDQGKTVARARVEVDRAATNFRYFATFILHQENAVRMIDGVALTYEHRSPTGVFALISPWNMPLYLLTWKIAPCLAFGCTAVAKPSEFTSMSAFLLCKIFRLAEIPPGVINIVFGDGATTGSRLVQSPLVKGVSFTGSTATGIKIRRDTADQIYKHISLELGGKNPTLVFDDVDLDKAVQTAATAAFENQGEICLCGSRIYVQSRIYDAFVASLKAYVEENYRCGDRTGAVASLQHYHKIVSYLALAKEENATFITGSVPPLGPSNGYWIEPVVLTDVSTSSRIMQEEIFGPVVTIARFETEEECVQLANDSAYGLAAILLTKDGARMRRVGEQLDAGLVWVNCWLVRELSTPFGGMKNSGTGREGGNYSREVFTVCPNVATYQVSTNQFDVYRVCALYDGKDFILQVVGGPNTRNDFHVNSMEEWSYEIKGSMLLLLIEYNQIRHVTIRESEMFLVYANTPHSPVRIADTVGLVMEMVRPSDSLDCLRWYCTKGNHSEPTLIHEESFYVSDLGKQLLDPIERW; translated from the exons ATGCCAGACTCTCCCATCGAAGCTGCTTGGCGATTCCAGACCTTGGAGTCTATTGACCGCTTCATCTCTTCGGACAATGTGTCAGCGCAACTTTCTCTACAGAACTATGTCTCCAATGGATTCGATACCTCTTTGACAGCAAATTACGTTGATTCCATAAATCCCAAGACAGGCAAATCTTTTGCTAGGGTCCCAATCAGTAGCGCTGCTCAGGTTGACCACGCGCTGCAGGCTGCTACTGATGCGTTCAAAAAATGGTCTAGAACGACGGCAGCCTTCAGGTCCAGCCTGCTCCAGCGTGTGGCGTTCTTGATAGAAGAAAATAAAGAACTGCTCGCAGTTTGGGAAAGCATAGATCAGGGCAAAACTGTGGCCAGAGCGAGAGTCGAAGTAGATCGGGCTGCGACAAACTTCAG GTATTTTGCGACTTTTATTTTGCACCAAGAGAATGCCGTAAGGATGATTGATGGAGTGGCGCTCACCTACGAGCATCGCTCACCGACTGGCGTGTTTGCGCTCATCTCTCCGTGGAACATGCCCTTGTACTTGCTGACCTGGAAGATTGCGCCGTGTCTTGCCTTTGGATGCACAGCAGTCGCGAAGCCTTCAGAGTTCACCTCCATGTCTGCATTCTTGCTCTGCAAGATATTTCGGCTGGCAGAGATTCCACCTGGTGTTATCAACATAGTCTTCGGTGACGGTGCTACTACAGGCTCTCGACTTGTACAGAGCCCGCTCGTCAAGGGCGTCTCTTTCACTGGAAGCACAGCAACAGGGATCAAGATCCGCAGAGATACGGCGGACCAAATCTACAAGCACATCTCCCTCGAGTTAGGTGGCAAGAACCCAACCTTGGTCTTCGACGATGTGGATCTCGATAAGGCCGTGCAAACAGCTGCTACAGCAGCATTCGAAAATCAAGGAGAG ATCTGCTTATGCGGTTCTCGCATCTACGTCCAATCCCGTATCTACGATGCATTTGTCGCTTCACTCAAAGCATACGTCGAGGAAAATTACAGATGTGGCGATCGTACTGGAGCTGTAGCCTCGTTACAACATTATCACAAGATAGTATCGTATCTTGCACTAGCGAAAGAGGAGAATGCGACTTTCATCACGGGCTCTGTGCCGCCACTCGGGCCCAGCAACGGCTACTGGATAGAGCCAGTAGTCTTGACCGACGTCAGTACATCCTCGCGAATCATGCAAGAGGAAATATTCGGCCCCGTCGTTACAATCGCCAGGTTCGAAACCGAAGAAGAGTGTGTCCAGCTCGCGAATGATAGCGCGTATGGGCTTGCTGCCATTCTTTTGACCAAGGACGGTGCACGGATGAGACGCGTGGGTGAGCAACTTGACGCGGGGCTTGTTTGGGTCAATTGTTGGTTGGTCAGGGAGCTCAGTACACCTTTCGGCGGGATGAAAAACTCTGGCACGgggcgagaaggaggaaaCTACAGTCGAGAAGTCTTTACTGTC TGCCCT AATGTAGCGACATACCAGGTTTCTACTAACCAGTTTGATGTATATAGGGtctg TGCGCTCTACGACGGTAAAGATTTCATTCTCCAGGTCGTAGGAGGTCCAAATACGCGAAACGACTTCCATG TTAATTCCATGGAAGAGTGGTCCTACGAGATCAAGGGAAGCATGCTGCTCCTGCTCATCGAGTACAACCAGATTCGGCATGTGACTATCAGAGAAAGCGAGATGTTCTTGGTATATG CCAATACCCCTCACTCTCCAGTACGCATTGCAGACACTGTTGGCCTCGTTATGGAAATGGTTAGGCCAAGTGACAGCTTGGACTGTTTGCGTTGGTATTGTACCAAGGGGAATCACTCAGAGCCTACTTTGATCCACGAAGAGTCTTTCTATGTTTCAGATCTTGGCAAGCAGCTCTTAGATCCGATTGAGCGATGGTGA